A stretch of Paenibacillus mucilaginosus 3016 DNA encodes these proteins:
- a CDS encoding FecCD family ABC transporter permease: MAASLLGLILSLFFAVSFGAKELTNASVWQAVTAYDPALPAHQIIRELRLPRVLGAALLGAAYAVAGALMQGVTRNPLADPGILGINSGAMLAVALSFAFFPNLPYAGMIALAFGGAVCSTLIIYLLASSVPGGLTPLRLTVAGSVVAALLGSLCEGIAIYYELSQDLAFWYAGGAAGVKWMHLKLLLPVILAALLFTVPLARSVSLLSLGEETASGLGIRTGRVRVLAMATAVLLAGASVSAVGPVGFVGLVVPHMARKLIGGDYRLILPLSALLGALLLVLADLAARTVNPPRELALGVMVAMIGVPFFLYLARQERSGL; the protein is encoded by the coding sequence CTGGCCGCGTCCCTGCTCGGCCTCATCCTCTCCCTGTTCTTCGCGGTATCGTTCGGAGCCAAGGAGCTGACCAACGCGTCGGTATGGCAGGCGGTCACCGCTTATGACCCGGCGCTGCCGGCCCATCAGATCATCCGCGAGCTGCGCCTGCCCCGTGTGCTGGGCGCCGCTCTTCTCGGTGCCGCCTACGCCGTGGCCGGTGCCCTGATGCAGGGGGTCACCCGCAATCCGCTGGCCGATCCCGGGATTCTTGGCATCAATTCGGGGGCCATGCTGGCGGTTGCGCTCAGCTTCGCCTTCTTCCCCAATCTGCCGTATGCCGGCATGATCGCGCTCGCCTTCGGCGGGGCCGTGTGCAGCACGCTCATCATCTACCTGCTGGCCTCCTCGGTTCCCGGGGGACTGACGCCGCTGCGGCTGACGGTCGCAGGCTCGGTCGTGGCCGCCCTGCTCGGCTCCCTGTGCGAAGGCATCGCCATCTACTATGAGCTGAGCCAGGATCTGGCGTTCTGGTATGCCGGTGGAGCCGCCGGCGTCAAATGGATGCACTTGAAGCTGCTCCTGCCCGTCATTCTGGCGGCCCTGCTCTTCACCGTGCCGCTGGCCCGCTCCGTCTCCCTGCTCTCGCTGGGAGAGGAGACCGCCTCGGGGCTTGGGATCCGCACCGGGCGGGTCCGCGTCCTGGCGATGGCCACGGCCGTGCTGCTCGCCGGCGCTTCCGTCTCCGCCGTCGGCCCGGTCGGCTTCGTCGGCCTGGTCGTCCCGCACATGGCGCGCAAGCTGATCGGCGGCGATTACCGGCTGATCCTGCCGCTCTCCGCCCTGCTCGGCGCCCTGCTGCTCGTGCTGGCGGACCTCGCCGCCCGCACCGTGAACCCGCCCCGGGAGCTGGCGCTCGGCGTGATGGTGGCGATGATCGGCGTACCGTTCTTCCTGTATCTCGCCCGTCAAGAAAGGAGCGGTCTCTAG
- a CDS encoding FecCD family ABC transporter permease — protein MLSFTAKGRRAWTAGAALAALSACVVLLSLNTGSMSIPPSGVLRTLLGFGSPDENLVLFEYRLPRILVTALAGIGLGLSGAILQGLSRNALADPGILGLNAGAGFGLVVFISFFSAMKGPLSLLIPLFAFGGAVLSAGLILLLAYDRRLGLTPIRLILTGIAVAAGFSALALFLSLQLDEDTYAFAARWLAGNVWGRTPEHAAALLPWIAVFGPYALLQARALNAFSLGDEVAAGIGLPVNRQRILLLLTAVALSSASVAMAGGIGFLGLLAPQLARRLAGNRHEHLLPLAGLIGLAVLVAADTAGRTLFLPSSIPAGVVVAAVGAPYFLYLLTRTK, from the coding sequence ATGCTCTCATTCACCGCCAAGGGGAGGCGTGCCTGGACCGCCGGCGCGGCCCTTGCGGCCCTCAGCGCCTGCGTGGTGCTCCTCTCCCTGAATACAGGATCGATGAGCATCCCGCCGTCGGGCGTTCTGCGCACGCTCCTGGGATTCGGCTCCCCGGACGAGAATCTGGTCCTGTTCGAATACCGGCTGCCCCGCATTCTCGTGACGGCCCTGGCGGGCATCGGGCTCGGGCTCTCCGGCGCCATCCTGCAGGGCCTCTCGCGCAATGCGCTGGCGGACCCCGGCATTCTCGGGCTGAACGCCGGAGCGGGGTTCGGTCTCGTGGTCTTCATCTCGTTCTTCTCGGCGATGAAGGGACCGCTCTCGCTGCTCATACCGTTGTTCGCCTTCGGGGGCGCCGTCTTAAGCGCGGGGCTCATCCTGCTGCTGGCCTATGACCGCCGGCTCGGCCTCACCCCGATCCGGCTGATCCTCACGGGCATCGCCGTGGCCGCCGGCTTCAGCGCCCTGGCGCTCTTCCTCTCGCTTCAGCTCGATGAGGATACCTATGCGTTCGCGGCCCGGTGGCTCGCCGGGAACGTGTGGGGACGCACCCCGGAGCATGCCGCTGCGCTGCTCCCCTGGATCGCCGTCTTCGGGCCGTACGCGCTGCTGCAGGCCCGGGCGCTCAACGCCTTCTCGCTCGGCGACGAGGTGGCGGCCGGGATCGGCCTGCCGGTGAACCGGCAGCGCATCCTGCTGCTGCTGACTGCCGTGGCGCTCTCGAGCGCTAGCGTGGCCATGGCCGGCGGCATCGGCTTCCTCGGCCTGCTGGCCCCCCAGCTGGCGCGCAGGCTCGCCGGGAACCGGCACGAGCATCTGCTCCCGCTGGCCGGGCTCATCGGGCTCGCGGTTCTCGTGGCCGCCGATACCGCCGGCCGGACGCTGTTCCTGCCGAGCTCCATTCCCGCCGGGGTGGTGGTGGCCGCGGTCGGTGCGCCTTATTTTCTCTACCTGCTTACCCGCACCAAGTAA
- a CDS encoding ABC transporter substrate-binding protein: MSMKKPALMLTVLSLLGLAACGTPAAQPAASPQPQTAAQQPAGAEPRVASLSIHLTNNLLALGITPAGSVLGGKAKDFLPHVADRLTDTKKLGVAAEPDMEALLALKPETIYADEAFAGKDLSSYEKIAKTEVISLDKGTWRDHLKLIGKSVHREAQAETFIADYEKQAEKVKALLRNKIGGGTAMAIRVSAKELRVMGMARPLGPLLFQDLGLKPAPGVEKIKKAYEVISQEVLPDYNPDAIFVIVNVEDDAKKVFEQLQSNPLWQGLKAVKSGQVYLIPEQPWLDYSALGSKMSLDEAEKMFSK; this comes from the coding sequence ATGTCCATGAAAAAGCCTGCTCTGATGCTTACCGTCCTCTCGCTGCTGGGGCTTGCCGCCTGCGGCACCCCTGCCGCCCAGCCGGCCGCCAGCCCGCAGCCGCAAACCGCGGCTCAGCAGCCTGCAGGCGCCGAGCCGCGGGTCGCCTCCCTGTCCATCCACCTCACGAACAACCTGCTGGCCCTCGGCATTACACCGGCCGGCTCGGTACTTGGGGGCAAGGCCAAAGATTTCCTGCCCCACGTGGCTGACCGTCTGACAGACACGAAAAAGCTCGGCGTCGCCGCCGAACCGGATATGGAAGCCCTGCTGGCCCTGAAGCCCGAGACGATCTATGCGGACGAGGCTTTCGCCGGCAAAGATCTCTCGAGCTACGAGAAGATCGCCAAAACCGAAGTGATCTCACTTGATAAAGGGACCTGGCGGGATCACCTCAAGCTGATCGGGAAGAGCGTTCACCGCGAAGCCCAGGCGGAGACCTTCATCGCCGATTATGAGAAGCAGGCGGAGAAAGTCAAGGCACTGCTCCGGAACAAAATCGGCGGCGGCACGGCGATGGCGATCCGGGTGTCGGCCAAGGAGCTGCGCGTCATGGGCATGGCCCGGCCGCTCGGTCCGCTGCTGTTCCAGGACCTCGGCCTCAAGCCTGCGCCGGGGGTCGAGAAGATCAAGAAAGCCTATGAGGTCATCTCGCAGGAAGTGCTGCCGGACTACAACCCGGACGCGATCTTCGTGATCGTGAACGTCGAGGACGACGCCAAGAAGGTGTTCGAGCAGCTGCAGAGCAACCCGCTGTGGCAGGGGCTCAAGGCCGTGAAGTCGGGCCAGGTGTATCTCATCCCTGAGCAGCCATGGCTTGACTACTCCGCCCTCGGCAGCAAGATGTCGCTCGATGAGGCGGAGAAGATGTTCTCCAAGTAA
- a CDS encoding sensor domain-containing diguanylate cyclase, with amino-acid sequence MIETVLDARRLTPSFRRPALGFLVLYTPLYYMLLFLVPASLRGPAADLLSPLGAAGALWILWKGMKSKEPGERMRWRFFFIGTCVYNVVEFLWRGTDLLAWKGHSPMASVYDLLYVFIPLCYFAGITYSLNRPSRSAALRVLFDLVIIVAVACTLEWQFLLAPHLAGAADSEKGAMMLSFLYPVMSAGGWIGSVLFYLRYREHSRRNAGELCGIGAVGVWTAVNHLYFILNIEGHYASGSWIDPLWTLGLHLLALASILPDTPQNFPVPDRPKARRIEHRLQTLLPYLAASLLICFVFFDAKEWRPLTIGMMVTTLLVLARQVVAILSYEKLLGVVSRSHEELERLHRENLYHKEELERTIGQLNELNASREAEARTDFLTGLSNRRSINEWLHKHAAAQRKLSVVLLDIDHFKKINDTYGHDTGDVVLTEISRVLRDTAGSADLVGRFGGEEFIVLLPEAGIEQAAAFAERLRQRIAGHSFQYGPGGPERVTVSIGLTVWNGAKDDIPAMLKRADRSLYMAKRQGRNTVVSM; translated from the coding sequence ATGATTGAAACTGTCTTGGACGCCCGCAGGCTGACGCCTTCCTTCCGGCGTCCGGCTTTAGGGTTCCTGGTTCTCTATACTCCTCTCTATTATATGCTGCTCTTTCTGGTGCCCGCATCCCTGAGAGGGCCGGCAGCGGATCTTCTCAGCCCGCTGGGTGCGGCCGGCGCACTCTGGATTCTTTGGAAGGGGATGAAGTCCAAGGAGCCGGGGGAGCGTATGCGCTGGCGATTCTTTTTTATCGGAACCTGTGTCTACAACGTGGTCGAGTTCCTCTGGAGAGGGACCGATCTTCTGGCCTGGAAGGGCCACAGCCCGATGGCCTCCGTCTACGATCTTCTCTATGTGTTCATTCCCCTATGCTATTTTGCCGGCATTACTTATTCCCTGAATCGGCCCAGCCGTTCTGCCGCTCTGCGGGTGCTGTTCGATCTTGTCATTATTGTGGCTGTAGCGTGTACGCTGGAGTGGCAGTTTCTGCTGGCTCCCCATCTGGCGGGGGCTGCCGATTCCGAGAAGGGGGCGATGATGTTATCGTTCCTGTATCCCGTGATGTCGGCGGGAGGCTGGATTGGAAGTGTGCTCTTCTATCTGCGTTACCGCGAGCACAGCCGCAGGAATGCCGGGGAGCTGTGCGGGATTGGAGCCGTAGGCGTATGGACCGCAGTGAATCATCTGTATTTTATCCTGAATATCGAGGGACATTATGCCTCGGGCAGCTGGATCGACCCGCTGTGGACGCTGGGACTACATCTGCTCGCCCTGGCTTCGATCCTGCCGGATACACCGCAGAATTTCCCTGTACCAGACCGCCCCAAGGCGAGAAGAATCGAGCACCGGCTGCAAACCCTGCTGCCTTACCTTGCCGCCAGCCTCTTGATCTGCTTCGTTTTCTTCGATGCTAAGGAATGGCGGCCGCTGACGATCGGCATGATGGTGACGACGCTGCTGGTGCTGGCCCGTCAGGTTGTGGCGATTCTCAGCTACGAGAAGCTGCTCGGTGTCGTCTCCCGCTCGCACGAGGAACTGGAGCGATTGCACCGCGAGAACCTGTATCATAAAGAGGAGCTGGAGCGGACGATCGGGCAGCTGAACGAGCTGAACGCTTCCCGCGAAGCGGAGGCCCGCACGGACTTTCTAACGGGGCTGAGCAACCGCCGCAGCATCAACGAATGGCTGCACAAGCATGCCGCAGCCCAGCGCAAGCTGAGCGTGGTGCTGCTCGACATCGACCATTTCAAAAAGATCAACGACACGTATGGCCATGATACGGGGGATGTGGTCCTTACCGAGATCTCCCGTGTGCTCCGGGATACGGCCGGCTCGGCGGATCTCGTGGGCCGCTTCGGCGGTGAAGAGTTCATCGTGCTGCTCCCGGAGGCGGGGATCGAGCAGGCTGCGGCCTTCGCCGAGCGGCTCCGGCAGCGGATTGCCGGGCACTCGTTCCAGTACGGCCCGGGCGGGCCGGAGCGGGTGACGGTGTCCATCGGCCTTACGGTGTGGAACGGGGCGAAGGACGATATCCCCGCCATGCTGAAGCGGGCCGACCGCAGTCTGTACATGGCGAAGCGACAGGGCCGCAATACGGTCGTAAGTATGTAA
- a CDS encoding Fic family protein: MDVRQEVTRLKVRLEQVEAAGSEIRLALRRKLQEDWIHHCHVLEGGSFTYRETVGFLREGLTVHGRTLREHQEIANRAAVIRGWDEVLKMDGLTEESLLDLHARLYEGISGLPFRPGACTSAHASAEVRALLERCREAQGRRHPVDTAAELHLGLMRLHPFPEGNGPVARLCMNWILEKEGYPSAVIRTEGRTEYVMALGQEDPRYLAGLIGQEVRQSLALQVLFAGGGMEDVTTEASR, translated from the coding sequence GTGGATGTACGGCAGGAGGTAACCCGGCTGAAGGTCCGGCTCGAGCAGGTGGAGGCGGCGGGGTCCGAGATCCGCCTGGCGCTTCGGCGCAAGCTTCAGGAGGATTGGATCCATCACTGCCACGTGTTGGAGGGCGGCAGCTTCACGTACAGGGAGACGGTCGGCTTCCTCAGGGAGGGGCTGACGGTACACGGCCGCACCCTGAGGGAGCATCAGGAGATCGCGAACCGGGCGGCCGTGATCCGCGGCTGGGATGAGGTGCTGAAGATGGACGGGCTGACGGAAGAAAGCCTGCTGGATCTGCATGCAAGGCTGTACGAAGGGATCTCGGGGCTGCCGTTCCGCCCCGGAGCCTGTACTTCGGCGCATGCGTCGGCAGAGGTGCGGGCGCTCCTGGAGCGCTGCCGTGAGGCCCAAGGCCGCCGTCATCCGGTGGATACGGCCGCCGAGCTGCATCTCGGTCTGATGCGCCTGCATCCCTTCCCGGAGGGAAACGGCCCGGTGGCGCGTCTGTGCATGAACTGGATCCTGGAGAAGGAGGGTTATCCCTCCGCCGTGATCCGCACCGAGGGACGTACGGAATATGTCATGGCCCTCGGGCAGGAGGACCCGCGCTATCTGGCCGGTCTGATCGGGCAAGAAGTAAGGCAGAGCCTGGCACTGCAGGTGCTGTTTGCCGGCGGGGGCATGGAAGATGTTACAACGGAAGCGAGTAGGTAA
- a CDS encoding MarR family winged helix-turn-helix transcriptional regulator — protein MDQLLELFLRNGLRPLSLFADTADLEKKVNRSELTALLLLLLRGELTMSELAVQLGAPLSTLTSLAKRLEKKGLIARRPSPVDQRITLVDLTPEGREMASRAKETMAAYLKRIEEVLTREETEQFFTLFLKIAKALQDGGGEQAVPEKPALRKISIEE, from the coding sequence ATGGATCAGCTGCTGGAGCTCTTTCTGAGGAACGGCCTGCGCCCCTTGAGCCTGTTCGCCGACACGGCCGATCTGGAGAAGAAAGTCAACCGCTCCGAGCTGACCGCCCTGCTGCTGCTTCTGCTGAGGGGCGAGCTGACGATGTCCGAGCTGGCCGTCCAGCTGGGGGCACCGCTCAGCACCTTGACCTCGCTAGCCAAACGCCTGGAGAAGAAGGGGCTCATCGCCCGCAGGCCCTCCCCCGTGGACCAGCGGATTACGCTGGTGGATCTCACCCCCGAGGGGCGCGAGATGGCATCCCGGGCGAAGGAAACGATGGCCGCTTACCTGAAGCGGATCGAAGAGGTACTGACACGCGAGGAGACCGAGCAGTTCTTCACGCTGTTCCTCAAGATCGCCAAAGCGCTGCAGGACGGCGGCGGGGAGCAGGCCGTACCGGAGAAACCGGCACTTCGGAAGATCAGCATAGAGGAGTGA
- a CDS encoding ArsA family ATPase has translation MRILIYTGKGGVGKTSTAAATGLKLASQGCRTLVMSTDAAHSLSDSFGIPLGSEPVLVAEGLWAQEIDSLRETEKRWGSVQSWLQGMLQWAKLSDITTEEMLVFPGMEELFSLLRIKEHAESGRYDCLIVDCAPTGETIRLLSYPQLLGWWVDKIFPYERRLVKLVRPVAKAVTRGNLELPSDQVMDSIEAFVRELEELQELLLNPETTTVRIVMNPEKMVVAEARRTFTYLNLFGFRTDAVIVNRVLPEEAGTGYWAAWREVHGKYEEEIRSCFAPLPILRIPLMPSEVHGLEMLRRVGETAFAEHDPGEVLYHGNIQELRSENGERLLDITLPFAAKEDLQLSQKGDELTVQAGPYKRKVLLPRMLLGCPIAGARFADGKLSIRFGERTAAQ, from the coding sequence ATGCGGATTCTCATCTATACCGGCAAGGGCGGCGTGGGCAAGACCAGCACCGCCGCGGCCACCGGCCTGAAGCTCGCCTCTCAAGGGTGCCGGACCCTCGTCATGAGCACGGATGCGGCGCACAGCCTCTCCGATTCGTTCGGCATCCCGCTCGGCAGTGAGCCCGTCTTGGTGGCGGAAGGCCTCTGGGCACAGGAGATCGACTCCCTGCGGGAGACCGAGAAGCGCTGGGGCTCGGTTCAGAGCTGGCTGCAGGGCATGCTGCAGTGGGCGAAGCTCAGCGACATCACGACGGAGGAGATGCTCGTCTTCCCCGGCATGGAGGAGCTCTTCAGCCTCCTGCGGATCAAGGAGCATGCGGAGAGCGGCCGGTACGACTGCCTCATCGTCGACTGCGCGCCCACCGGCGAGACGATCCGGCTGCTGAGCTACCCGCAGCTCCTCGGCTGGTGGGTCGACAAGATCTTCCCCTACGAGCGCCGGCTGGTCAAACTCGTGCGGCCGGTCGCCAAGGCGGTCACCCGCGGCAATCTGGAGCTGCCGAGCGACCAGGTCATGGACTCCATCGAAGCGTTCGTGCGCGAGCTCGAGGAGCTGCAGGAGCTGCTCCTGAACCCGGAGACGACCACGGTACGCATTGTCATGAACCCCGAGAAGATGGTCGTGGCCGAAGCCCGGCGCACCTTCACGTACCTGAACCTCTTCGGCTTCCGCACGGATGCCGTCATCGTCAACCGGGTCCTTCCCGAGGAAGCCGGCACAGGCTACTGGGCCGCCTGGCGCGAAGTGCACGGGAAGTACGAGGAAGAGATCCGCTCCTGCTTCGCCCCGCTGCCGATTCTGCGGATTCCGCTGATGCCCTCCGAGGTGCACGGCCTGGAGATGCTGCGGCGGGTCGGCGAGACCGCCTTTGCGGAGCACGACCCGGGCGAGGTGCTGTACCATGGCAATATCCAGGAGCTGCGCAGCGAGAACGGGGAGCGGCTCCTCGACATTACCCTGCCCTTCGCCGCCAAGGAAGACCTGCAGCTCAGCCAGAAGGGCGACGAGCTGACCGTCCAGGCCGGTCCCTACAAGCGCAAGGTGCTGCTCCCCCGCATGCTGCTCGGCTGCCCGATCGCCGGGGCCCGCTTCGCGGACGGCAAGCTCTCGATCCGCTTTGGCGAGCGTACTGCAGCTCAATAA
- a CDS encoding LIC_13387 family protein, producing MLTPASHVRPAPHARRWYTLASWLVVLLGLLHNGAFVSGFLLDAVRRQSSPVFQSMQEYKINLFGTHSLLKFYEGFSLTMGCLLILLGVLNLIVSRSLPLPALRSAALFNAVACLLLTGLSLVYFHVLATSLFVLALAGYAVCYVRSAP from the coding sequence ATGCTGACCCCGGCTTCGCACGTCCGTCCGGCTCCCCATGCCCGGCGATGGTATACCCTGGCTTCATGGCTGGTCGTCCTGCTCGGCCTGCTCCACAACGGCGCGTTTGTGTCCGGATTTCTGCTGGACGCGGTCCGCCGGCAGAGCAGCCCGGTGTTTCAAAGCATGCAGGAATACAAGATCAATCTGTTCGGCACGCACAGCCTGCTGAAGTTCTATGAAGGCTTCAGTCTGACGATGGGCTGTCTGCTTATTCTTCTCGGGGTACTGAACCTGATCGTCTCCCGCTCCCTGCCGCTTCCTGCCCTGCGCAGCGCTGCGCTGTTCAATGCTGTGGCCTGCCTGCTGCTGACGGGCTTGTCGCTGGTCTATTTCCATGTGCTGGCCACGTCGCTTTTCGTGCTGGCTCTCGCAGGGTATGCGGTCTGTTATGTTCGTTCCGCTCCATAA
- a CDS encoding bifunctional 3-deoxy-7-phosphoheptulonate synthase/chorismate mutase — protein sequence MGQTRLDELRGRLDEINGVMLELLSERARIAQEIGQEKERQGVPKFDPVREKAMLEDLVSRNTGPFSHETVRHLFKQIFQASLSLQQTDHKKQLLVSRKKQKEDTIVELGGVSIGGGRPVMVAGPCSVESYEQVRQVAAALKEAGITVMRGGAFKPRTSPYDFQGLGIEGLKILKEAASEFGLKTISEIVDPAHVGLASEYIDVIQIGARNMQNFELLKAAGEVRTPILLKRGLAATIDEFLHAAEYIVAGGNTQVMLIERGIRTYERATRNTLDISAVPILKQESHLPVLVDVTHSTGRKDILAPCAKAAIAAGADGIMVEVHPDPATALSDAAQQLNIEEFHRFYAEVTRTGWGV from the coding sequence ATGGGACAAACAAGGCTGGATGAACTCAGGGGAAGATTGGACGAAATCAACGGGGTGATGCTGGAGCTGCTGTCGGAGCGGGCAAGGATTGCCCAGGAGATCGGGCAGGAGAAGGAGAGGCAGGGCGTGCCGAAGTTCGACCCCGTACGCGAAAAAGCGATGCTCGAGGATCTCGTCTCCCGCAACACGGGGCCGTTCTCCCATGAGACGGTGCGCCATCTGTTCAAGCAGATTTTCCAGGCGTCGCTGAGTCTGCAGCAGACCGATCATAAGAAGCAGCTGCTCGTCTCCCGCAAGAAGCAAAAAGAAGACACGATCGTCGAGCTGGGCGGCGTGTCCATAGGAGGCGGCCGTCCGGTTATGGTGGCGGGGCCATGCTCGGTCGAAAGCTACGAACAGGTACGCCAGGTGGCTGCCGCCTTGAAGGAAGCGGGGATTACGGTCATGCGGGGCGGGGCGTTCAAGCCGAGAACGTCGCCGTATGATTTTCAGGGGCTCGGCATCGAGGGGCTCAAGATTCTGAAGGAAGCGGCATCCGAGTTTGGCCTGAAGACGATCAGCGAGATCGTCGACCCGGCGCACGTCGGGCTGGCGTCCGAATACATCGACGTCATCCAGATCGGCGCACGCAACATGCAGAACTTCGAGCTGCTGAAGGCCGCCGGCGAGGTGCGCACGCCGATCCTGCTCAAGCGCGGCCTCGCTGCGACGATCGACGAATTCCTGCATGCGGCGGAATACATCGTGGCTGGAGGCAATACGCAGGTGATGCTCATCGAGCGGGGCATCCGCACGTACGAGAGAGCGACCCGCAATACGCTCGACATCTCGGCTGTGCCGATCCTCAAGCAGGAAAGCCACCTGCCGGTGCTCGTTGACGTCACGCATTCCACGGGCCGCAAGGACATTCTCGCGCCGTGCGCCAAAGCAGCCATCGCAGCCGGCGCCGACGGCATTATGGTGGAGGTCCACCCGGACCCGGCCACCGCGCTGTCCGATGCCGCCCAGCAGCTGAACATCGAGGAGTTCCACCGGTTCTACGCGGAGGTCACGCGTACGGGGTGGGGGGTATAA
- a CDS encoding MsnO8 family LLM class oxidoreductase, which translates to MKLSVLDLVPVLQGADNAGALGQALRLARTAETLGYHRYWAAEHHDLPGLACTAPEVLLAHIGAQTQSIRLGTGALLLPHYKAMKVAETFHMLAALYPGRIDLGLGRAPGGSAHAAIALSGNFLEGVRQLPDTLRSLLQLLEGTFRVENEPVTARPMPGIPPEVWLLGTNRKSAELAAEHGTGYVFGQFMSDQDAGQTLDAYRQAYRPSGRAPRPRSIVAVGVVCAETEVEARRLAAEGRKAFRPEAGEAGRAQTEAGGRLAGEGAEASGAERPAGLEAPGEPEAAEGAGCWPARHSR; encoded by the coding sequence ATGAAGCTCAGCGTTCTCGATCTTGTCCCTGTCCTGCAGGGTGCCGATAACGCCGGGGCGCTGGGGCAGGCGCTGCGGCTCGCGCGGACGGCTGAGACCCTCGGCTACCACCGCTACTGGGCGGCCGAGCATCACGACCTGCCGGGCCTCGCCTGCACGGCGCCCGAGGTGCTTCTTGCGCATATCGGCGCACAGACGCAGTCGATCCGCCTGGGCACCGGCGCGCTGCTCCTGCCCCATTACAAAGCGATGAAGGTCGCCGAGACGTTCCATATGCTCGCCGCCCTCTATCCGGGGCGCATTGATCTCGGTCTCGGCCGGGCCCCCGGCGGGTCCGCCCACGCGGCGATTGCGCTCAGCGGCAACTTCCTGGAGGGCGTCCGGCAGCTTCCGGACACTCTCCGCAGCCTGCTGCAGCTGCTCGAAGGCACCTTCCGTGTAGAGAACGAGCCGGTCACGGCGAGGCCGATGCCCGGCATTCCGCCGGAGGTCTGGCTGCTCGGCACGAACCGCAAGAGCGCGGAGCTCGCCGCCGAGCACGGGACCGGCTACGTCTTCGGCCAGTTCATGAGCGACCAGGATGCGGGGCAGACGCTGGACGCGTACCGGCAGGCCTACCGTCCCTCGGGGCGTGCTCCCCGGCCGAGGTCCATCGTGGCCGTCGGCGTGGTGTGCGCCGAGACGGAGGTCGAGGCCCGGCGCCTGGCCGCCGAAGGGCGGAAGGCGTTCCGGCCCGAGGCCGGTGAGGCCGGGCGGGCGCAGACGGAAGCCGGCGGCCGCTTGGCGGGCGAGGGCGCTGAGGCGTCGGGCGCGGAGCGGCCGGCCGGCCTTGAGGCGCCCGGCGAGCCCGAGGCGGCGGAGGGCGCAGGCTGCTGGCCGGCACGCCACAGCAGGTGA
- a CDS encoding aldo/keto reductase produces the protein MEQRTFGRTDMKVSVLGFGGAMIGLEDTPLDQAKKLLNTALELGINVIDTSASYLSSEELIGQAVSDRRQDYYLFSKCGEGTSVGLEYPDWDPRNVRPSVERSLKRLQTDYLDLILIHSCTEAVLRQGGLVEEVKKLKRDGLVRYIGYSGDSTDMLYALELGLFDAIETTVNFADQEAIEMTLGRAARDGLGVIAKRPVANVAWSRGKDEPNNPDEYRERLDKLNYPFLEQSSEEILETALRFTLSVPGVHTAIVGTTKEEHLRSNVEMAARGPLPEAKMREIRERWQSVREPAWAGLK, from the coding sequence ATGGAACAGCGAACATTCGGCAGAACGGATATGAAAGTGTCGGTGCTTGGTTTTGGCGGAGCGATGATCGGGCTGGAGGATACGCCGCTGGATCAGGCGAAGAAGCTGCTCAACACGGCTTTGGAGCTGGGCATCAATGTGATTGATACGTCGGCGAGCTATTTGAGCAGCGAGGAGCTGATCGGACAAGCCGTCTCTGACCGGCGGCAGGATTATTACCTGTTCAGCAAATGCGGCGAAGGCACCTCGGTCGGCCTGGAGTACCCGGATTGGGACCCGAGGAATGTCCGGCCCAGTGTGGAGCGGAGCTTGAAGCGGCTGCAGACGGATTATCTGGACCTGATTCTGATCCACAGCTGTACGGAGGCGGTGCTGCGTCAGGGAGGGCTTGTGGAGGAGGTCAAAAAGCTGAAGCGCGACGGACTCGTCCGCTATATCGGCTACAGCGGCGACAGCACGGATATGCTGTATGCGCTGGAGCTGGGGCTCTTCGACGCAATCGAGACGACCGTAAACTTCGCGGATCAGGAGGCGATCGAGATGACGCTGGGACGTGCGGCACGTGACGGGCTTGGCGTCATAGCCAAGCGCCCTGTGGCCAATGTCGCCTGGAGCCGCGGCAAAGATGAGCCGAACAACCCGGATGAGTACAGGGAGCGGCTGGACAAGCTGAACTACCCGTTCCTTGAGCAATCGTCCGAGGAGATTCTCGAGACGGCGCTGCGCTTTACCCTGTCGGTACCGGGCGTGCATACGGCCATTGTCGGTACGACAAAGGAAGAGCATCTGCGCAGCAATGTCGAGATGGCGGCCCGAGGCCCGCTGCCCGAGGCAAAGATGCGCGAGATCCGGGAGCGCTGGCAGTCCGTGCGGGAGCCGGCATGGGCAGGCTTGAAGTAA